GGATATCTTGCCGGGACCGCGATCCGGCTTCATTAATGGACGATCTTCTGGGCGCTTCCAGGCGTGCCACAACTAATGTCGTCCATAATCGGCTCCTTTCTGAGGCCCTGGCGACCGGACTTTCTCGTCCCCCGTCGGAAGAACAAGCCTCCCGTTATGCGCTCGGAGATTTCGCTTCTGTTATGCGGGGGGTTGTGACAGGGGACAATGAGTTTTTTTTCATGACCCTGGACCGCGCAAAAAGGCTTGGCATACCTGAGTCGTTTCTGATTAAGGCCATCGGCAGGACCAGGGATGTTCGGGATGATTGTGTTGACGACGCCGACTTGGAACGTCTCGAGGCTGCCGGAAGACCAACGCGTCTCTTGTATGTGAACGGAACTGCATTTGATCTTTTGCCGTTTCCCATTCAGGAATATCTGAATGTCGGGGAACAGTATGGCCTCCCGGAGAAAACACTCATTAAGACACGCAGACCATGGTATCGGATGGAAACCCGGGAGGTGCCCCCAATCCTGTTCGCCTATCTTGGCAGGCGCAATACCCGGTTCATCCGAAATCGTGCCAACGTCGTGCCGTTGACCAGTCTGCTTTGTGTTTATCCAAAACTACCCGGTCTGGATTTCGAGGACAAGTTGTGGAGTGTGTTGACGCATCCGGACACCATTGCCAACCTGAAAAAGGTTGGCAAATCATACGGTGGCGATTCCATTAAAGTGGAACCACGCGCATTGGAACGCCTTCCATTGCCTGACTGCCTTGTCCACAAAACCGGATTGGGCCAATTTGTGGCGTCCCGTCAGGGCATGTTTGATCTATCCTCTGAATTCAGGTAGTCCATGGTCTCTTCTTAAAGTGGCGCGTTCTCCATCATGTCCGTCTCGGTCAATGTCTTTGCGCTGACATCCAGCCGGAAGGTCTTCACCTCGAAAGGCGTGAGCGACACAGGGAACGCCATGCCCAGGGGCGGCAGTTTCACCACCGTTTGCCGGGCCGTGCCGGTCGGCTCGAAGAGCCGAAGGATGTACCCGTCGCCGTCCGCCGCCTGTTTGAACGCCGTCAACTGGACCACCTCGTCGCCAAGCTCGATCATCGGCAGGGCGGGCGCGGCCCCCGCTCCGGTGGGGAAGAAGGACAGGACAAAAGGCTTCTGGTTGTGCGCCAGCGCCTCGCGGTCCACCGCGTCCAACCGCTCCTGAAGCGGTCCGGCGTTCA
This Candidatus Hydrogenedentota bacterium DNA region includes the following protein-coding sequences:
- a CDS encoding SAM-dependent DNA methyltransferase translates to MSNTTPLPNLPRSGPERELLREKGQFWTPDWVADVMAAYVLQEKSDCVLDPALGGGAFFRAAKRLAKSQGFDLALFGRDIDPNALALSRQAGLDAVDLANVEIRDFVLDPPKRSFPAIIANPPYIRHHRIDPVQKERLREYARTATNRKIDGRAGLHVYFLIRALQTLSPGGRLAYIVSADICEGVFAGALWQWVCNHYRLDAVVTFTRETAPFPDVDTNALIFFIQKAPPRKSFHWISCRDRDPASLMDDLLGASRRATTNVVHNRLLSEALATGLSRPPSEEQASRYALGDFASVMRGVVTGDNEFFFMTLDRAKRLGIPESFLIKAIGRTRDVRDDCVDDADLERLEAAGRPTRLLYVNGTAFDLLPFPIQEYLNVGEQYGLPEKTLIKTRRPWYRMETREVPPILFAYLGRRNTRFIRNRANVVPLTSLLCVYPKLPGLDFEDKLWSVLTHPDTIANLKKVGKSYGGDSIKVEPRALERLPLPDCLVHKTGLGQFVASRQGMFDLSSEFR